A window of Lysobacter sp. TY2-98 genomic DNA:
TCCGGAATCGCGAGCACGCCCGCGCCCGTCGCCATCATCACCAGCAGCCACACCATCATGGCCTGCGTGCTGTCGGTGCGCGCGAGGATGCGCACGCTGATCGCGCTGACGGCGTACATCGTGGCGGCGAGCAGCACGGCCAGCGCTGCGATGCTGACGACGCCTTCGCCGGTGGGACGCAGCAGCACCAGCGTGCCGAGCAGGCCGACGCCGATCGCCGTCCAGCGTCGCGGCCCCACGCGCTCGCCCAGCAACGGCACCGACAGCGCGGTGACGATGAGCGGCGCGACGAAGAAGATCGAATAGGCCGTCGACAACGGCAGCGTTTTCAGCGCATGCACGAACGACGCCATCATGGCCACGCCCATCGCGCCGCGCAGCAGGTGCAGCGGCCAACGCACGCGCAGCAAGGGGGCGACGCCACCGCGATGCAGCGCCCACGCCAGCACGAACGGCAGCGAGGCGGCGCCGCGCAGCGCCGCGACCTGGAAGGCCGGGTAGTGCGTGCTGAGCTGCTTGAGGCCTGCGTCCATCAGCGAAAAGCTGGCGACGGCGAGCAACATCATCAGCACGGCGCGGGACGGACGGATCGGCATCGGCGGTTCCTGCACGGGAACGCGCACGATGCGGTGCTACGTGCCCCCGTGCAACCGCGCGAACCGTCGCAGCCGCGCGCGCAGCACCAGCGCGTGCGCCAGCGGATAGCCGCCGAGTAATCCCGCGAGCATCGGCAGCGTGGTGCGCATGTCCGCGGGCAGCATCGCCAGCCCGCCGGCGGTCGACAGCGCGGCGCGCAGCAGCACCGCGACAGCGAGCAGCACCATGAAGAGCCGATGCGGGCGCTGCTCGACGAAGCGCCCCTGCCGTCGCAATTCGGCGGTGGTCGCGGCACCCGCGCCGAGCACCAGGCCGACGCCGAGCCCCCAGGCGAGCGCGGTGACTGCGTCCGGATGACGCCAGGCCGCGACCGCGAACGCGACCAGCACCGCGATCGTGAGCATCAACGCGCGCAGCGTCAGCGGCGGTCCGAACACCGGCTGCCAGACCGGACGCCGGAACGGTCGACGCACGAGCCCCACCACCCCGAGCACGATGCCCAGCGCCACCACGGCCACCAGCAGGGCAAGGGCGATCAGCAGCGGCATGACGCGGCGTGTCGGCGGGATTCGGCGCGATCCATGCCGCGAGCATCGCGCCGCGCGTGTCGTCGTCGCGCGACCGCTGCGCTAACCTGTGGCCGCTTTTTTTGGGAAATCCGCCATGCCTTCGTTCGATATCGTCTCCGAAGTCGACAGCCACGAGCTCACCAACGCCATCGACCAGGCCAACCGCGAACTCTCCACGCGCTTCGATTTCAAGGGCGTGGACGCGAAGTTCGAGCTCGACGGCGAGACGATCAACCTCTCCGCGCCGAGCGAATTCCAGCTCAAGCAGCTCAGCGACATCCTGCGCGCGCGCCTGATCGCACGCGGCATCGACGCCCGCTGCCTGGAGTTCAAGGACGTGCTGACGAATGTGGCGGGCGCCCGTCAGCAAGTCGTGGTCAAGCAGGGCATCGAGCGCGAGCTCGCGAAGAAGATCCAGACCGCGATCAAGGACGCCAAGCTCAAGGTCGACAGCCAGATCAACGGTGACAAGCTGCGCGTCACCGGCAAGAAGCGTGATGATCTGCAGACGGCGATCGCGCTGCTGCGCGCCGCCGAATTCGAGCGCCCGCTGCAGTTCGACAACTTCCGCGACTGAGTGGACGCCGAGCCCGCCGAAATCGCCGCGACGCGCCGCTGGCTGGAGCGTGCGGTGATCGGGCTGAATCTGTGTCCGTTCGCCAAGGCGGTGCACGTGAAGCGCCAGGTGCGCTTCGTGCTCAGCGATGCGCGCGATACCAATGCGTTGCGCGATGAGCTCGAGCGCGAATTGCGCCTGCTCGAGTCGATCGATGCCGCCGAGATCGACACGACGCTGATCGTGCATCCGCACGTGCTGCAGGACTTTTTCGACTACAACCAGTTCCTCGACGTCGCCGACGGTTGCGTACGCGAGCTCGGGCTCGAAGGCGATATCCAGGTGGCGAGCTTCCATCCCGACTACGTCTTCGCGGGCGAGGCCGAAGACGATCCGTCGAACTGCACGAACCGCGCGCCCTACCCCACGCTTCACCTGCTGCGCGAGGCCAGCATCGATCGTGCGGTTGCCGCCTATCCTGATCCCGACGTGATCATCGAACGCAACATCGCGACGCTGCGGCGTCTGGGCGTCGACGGCTATCGACGCCTGCTCGCTGACGATCAGGCCTGAAAGATCGCCTCGACGTCGAACGGCGTCAGCTCGCGCCATTGACCCGACGGCAGGGAACCGAGGTCCAGCGCCCCGATACGCGAGCGATGCAGTGCATCGACGTGATTGCCGACCGCGGCGAACATGCGGCGCACCTGGTGGTAGCGGCCCTCGGTGATCGTGAGCCGCGCGTGGCGTGTGTCGAGCACCTCGAGCGTGGCCGGCGCGAGTGGCGTGGTTTCGTTGTCCAGCATCAGCGTGCCGCTGGCGAACAGCGCCGCTTCGTCGCCACGCAGGTCGTGCGCGAGCGTGGCCTCGTAGACCTTGGGCACGTGGTGCTTGGGCGAAATGATCCGGTGCAGCAGCGCGCCGTCGTCGGTCATCAGCAGCAGGCCGCTGGTGTCGCGATCGAGGCGTCCGACCGTCGAGAGCACGGGGTCACGAACGCGGAAACGCGGCGGCAGCAGGTCGTAGACGAGGCGGCCGGCATCCTTGGTCGAACAGGTGTAGCCGACCGGCTTGTGCAGCATGAGGATCAGACCGTGGGGCGGATCGAGCGGCTCGCCGTCGATGCGCACATCGCGCGGGTCGCGCACGTCGTCGGCGTAGAGCACATCGCCTGCCGCGTCGGTGACGAGTCCCTCGCGGAACATCTGCTGCACCTGCTTGCGCGAGCCGTAACCGAGATTGGCGATGAGGCGCAGCAGTTTCATCGGCGCGCCTCGAAGGCCTTGAAGCCTTTCGCATCGGCGAGCACGCGCACGTCGCGGAACGTACTGGCGAGCGTCGCCTCGTACGGCAGATGGCGATTGGCGACCATGAAGAAGCGCCCGCCCGGATTCAGCGCCGCAGCCGCGACTTCGATGAAGCGGCGGCCGAGATCGGGTCGATCCGTACGATCGTCCGCATGGAAGGGCGGATTGCTGACGATCACATCGAAGCGCGCATCGAGGCCGGCGGTGACGTCGGCCCAGTGCGTGTCGACGGCGACGCGCGGCGCGAAGCGCGCGAGATTGCGCGACAGCAGTGGCAGTGCGCGGTGTTGCGCCTCGTAGGCATCGAGCGTGGTGATGCCGGGATTGCGGGACAGCAGCTCGATCGCGAGATACCCCCACCCCGCACCGAGATCGGCTGCACGACCGGCCAGGTCGCTGGGCAGGTGCGCGGCCAACAGTGCGGACGCGACGTCGATGCGATCCCAGGCGAACAGCCCGGGGCGGCTCTCTACATCACCATCGAGAATCGCGCGCGGCGCATCGAGGGTGAGCCAGGCATCGACCCGCGCATCGTCGACATGACCGGGCTGCGTCCACGCGACGCGGCATTTGTGTTTGCTCAGCACGCCGACATCACCGGCGAGTGCGGCGAGGTCGTCCTGCATCGAGCGTGCGCCCGCGTTGTTGGCGGCGCAGGCGACGACGCGCCCGGTGTCGCCCGCCAATCGCATCGCGCGCGCGAGCACCGCCCGCGCCTGCTCGCGCTGACGCGGAGGCAACACCAGCACGGTTGCGAAGTTCGCCGGTGGTACCAGTTCGTCGGCGACCACCGCGAACCCCGCGCGTTCCAGCGCCGTCGCGGCCGGCCGGTAGTCCTGCTCGCAGGTCAGGCCCGCCTGCGCCCAGCGCTGCAACGCGGGGCCGGAGCGCGCGCCCAGAAAAGCCGCGCCCTGCGGGGGCGGCAACAGGCCCTCGTCGAACGGCAGGAACAGGGCATCGAGGGCCGGGTCGGCGTGCACGGCGGGGGTCCGGGGCGGCGCGACAGTCTAGAGCCTGTCCGGATCGCGCCGCCGCAACGCCCGCTTCATCGCGGGCGAACGAGCCCCGGCCCAGTCTGGTCCCATTCCATCCAACCGGAGGCGACATGATCCGTGCACTCTTCGTCGGGGGCGTGGTCGACAACAGCGAAATGGACCTGGATGGTCCGCATCCCCCGAAGCATTACCCGGAGAACACGGGCGGTGGCGCGTCGCGCTACAGCCTCCGCCAGGTCGGCACGACGGACGATCGCGTGGTCTACGCGGTGTACGGCGCGCCCGATCTCGACGATGGTTTCGTCGAACGCGTCGCGGGCGAGCGCGATTACGCGCGCCGCTTCGCCGCGAAAGTGCAGACGGTGCACTGACGCGCTACTGCGCGAGCAGCGGATACGGATTCGTCGGCGTCGATTTCCACCACTGCTTGTCCGGCCCCAGGTCGCCCACCGAGAAATGCAGGTGCGGCGCTTCGGGGCTGGCGTCGCCCGTGCTGCCGACGTAGCCGATCACCTGCCCCTGCTTGAGCGCCTGGCCTTCGACGAGGCCGGGCGCGTAGCTCTGCAGGTGCGCGTAGTAGTAGACGCGGCGGCCGTCCGGATCGAACTGGTAGATCGTCAGCCCGCCGAGCTTGCTGGTGAACAGCTTGGCGACCGGGCCGTCGACCGCGGCAAGTACCGGCGTGCCGGCCGGCGCCATGATGTCGATCGCCTCGTGCAGGCGGCCGGCCGCGCGACTCTGCGTGTAGGTGTCGACCAGCTGCGACCGCTGGATGCCGGCGACGGGAATGATCAGGCCGCTCGAGGTCACGACGGGCGTGCTTGCCGGGCTCGCGGGGGCCGCTGCCACGGGCGCTGCGGACGGCGCGCTTGAAGCGGCCGTCGTGGGCGACGCGGTCGCCGCGACGGGCACGGCCCCATTTGACGCTACGGCAGCGGTCGACGGACACGGCGTGACCGCCGGACGTGCGTAATACCAGGCGACGTTGGCGCCCAGCAGCGCGCCGATCACGAATACAAGCAAGTAACGAAGCATGCGGAGGACCTCCTGCCGCTGATGCTGCTGAGCGGCCGTTCTCGCCCGCGTGAAGCCGCTTCGTTCACCGCGGTTTGTCGCGGCGCCGCCGAGCATGGCCCCACTCCAGGAGACCGCGACATGCGCATCGCCCCCCGCGTCTACACCGCCCAGCCGGACATCGACCGCCTGCAGGCCATAGCGCTTGAACTGCCGAACGACGAGCACGTGCAGGTCACGCTCGACGATGGCCGCGTCTTCACCGGCATCGTCGCCGCGCGGCCGATCACCCAGCAGTTCTACGACGCGAACGGCGACGAGGGCACCAACGGCGCGGTGCGGCTGGAGCAGTCGGCGCTCGAACATCCGGAAGACGCGCGCTGGGTCGACCTCTATCTCGACCAGATCGTCGAAGTGCGCCACCTCGACCGCGACGAACCGGGCGCGCGGCATCCCCTCCACAGCGCGAACAACGGGCCGTGGTCGCGCAGCGGATGAACAGGCAGCGTTGACGCCTGCTTCACGGTTCCGCGCAAATCCTCCCGCCCCTTATGGCGGAGGGTCCGGGATGTTGATGCAGGCTGGCGGTTCCGGTGCGGTCGACGGGGCGCTCGTCCACCTGCATCCGATGCTCGACCTGCTGCCGGCGGGTGCCTGCATCTGCGACGTACGCGGCCACATCACCCACTGCACGCCCAAGGCGGTCGCGTTGTGGGGCTGCCGTCCCGCTGACGACGGCGTCGGGCCGCGCTGGAGCGGCGCGATGCAACTGTTCGACGAAGACGGCCGCCCGATCCCCCACAACGCCTCGCCGCTCGCGCGCGCCGTCAGTGACGGCATCCCGCATCACGGCCGACGCGTGCAGTTCGAACGCCCCGACGGCAGCCGCCGCCACGCGCTCTGCTACGCCAGCCCGCTGCTCGACGCAAACGGCGCCGTGGTGGGCGGGCTCGACCTGATGGTCGATGTCACCGAACAACACCGCGCCGCACAGGCCGAACGTGATCGCGTGCGTACGCAGGGCGAACAGCTCGTGGCGCTCGCCTGCGAGATCCGCGCCAGCCTGACGCCCCTGCGCCGCACCGATCGCGAAGCCTCCGCGCGCGCGCTCGACGACCAGCTCCGCCACATCACCCGGCTGGTCGACCGCGTCCTCAACCTCGAGGTCGACGCGGCGGACTGATGGGCGTGCTTGATCTTCGGCCTTCCGCGCTCCACGCTGAGCGCCGGCCGGGCCGCTGTGCCCGGGGACACGCCGGCTGACCCATGGGAGCTTCACGACATCGAGGCGCTTTTCGCGCGCTTCGCGGCCAGGCCGCGTGCCGCTCGCGCGCGCCTGCGACGCTCCCGCATGTTGCCACGCAGCAATCGTCGCAATGAACAGCCTGCTCCTCGACCGCCCACTGGACGCCATCGCCTTCGAGGCGACCTTCGCCGATGCGCCCTTCGGCATGGGCTGCGTCGACGCCTGCGCACGCTGGTTGCACGCGAACACCGCACTGCGCGCGATGTTCGGCGTCGACACACTGCCGTCCTTACGCGCCCTCGCCGGCCCGCAGCAGGCCGCCGCGCTCGATGACCTGCTCGACGGACGCCGCGCGCGCCTGCGCCTGGAACCCGAGCTGGGCGCGCATCGTCCCGTGCTCGACCTGTCGCCGTTGCGCGAGGCTGACGGGCGCGTCGTCGGTTTCATCGTGCACGGCGAAGACCGCGCCGCGCAGACGCACGCGACCAGCGAGCGCGACGCCTTCTTCGCCCTCACGCCCGACCTGCTCGCCTTCGTCGACGCACGCGATCGCCTGCTCGAAGTGAATCCCGCCTGGGAAGCCACGTTGGGCTGGTCCCCGCGCGACCTCGAAGGCCACCGCCTCGACGAATTCGTGCACGAGGACGACCGCGAGCGCGTGCTCGCGCAGTTCGCCGAAGTCCGCAACGGCACCGTGGTCGACGCCAGCTTCCGCGGGCGCCTGCGTTCGCGTTACGGCGGCTATCGCTGGATCGAATGGCAGGTGCGCGAATTCGACGTCGCCCGCCTGTACTGCACGGCGCGCGACGTCACCGATCAGGTGCGTGCGCGCGACTCGCTGCTGCGCAATCGTGACGAACTCGAACGTCGCATCGCACAGCGCACGCACGAGCTCGATCGCGCACTGGCGCGCCTGCAGCTGCATGCCGACAACTCGCCGCTGGCGACGATCGAATGGGATCGCCAGCTCAACGTCGCGCAGTGGTCGCACCGCGCACGCGAGATGTTCGGCTGGCACGAGGACGAGATCGTCGGTCACGCGCCCTCGGTGCTGCCGATGCTGCATCCCGATGACGTCGCTGGGGTGGACGCCGCGATGGCGCGTCTGGCGTCGCGCGAAACATCGCGCCACGTGCACACCGTGCGCATGGTCGCGCGAGACGGCCGCGTGCGCGTCTGCGAATGGTTCGATTCCGCGCTGTTCGATGCGAACGGCCGGGTCAGCTCGATCCTGTCGCTGGTGCAGGACGTGACCGAACGCGAAGCTGCAGTCGCCGCGCTGCAGCGTGCGCACGAGGACCTCGAAGCGAAGGTCGCCGAACGCACGCTCGAACTCGAACGGCTGATGGCCATGCTGGAAAGCCAGGCGCGCCAGGATCCGCTGACCGATCTGCCGAATCGTCGCGGCCTGATGGAGCGCCTGCCGCGCTCGCTGGACCGCAGCACGCGCCACGACGGCGCGATCGCGGTGATGTTCGTCGATCTCGACCGCTTCAAGCACGTCAACGACACGCTGGGCCATGACGCCGGCGACGAGCTGCTGCGCGAATGCGCGCGCCGGCTGGTGAGCGCGGTGCGCAAGACCGACATCGTCGCGCGGCTCGGCGGCGACGAGTTCGTGATCGTGCTCGAGAACGTCCGCGATCCCGAGACCCACGCGCGACGCGTCGCCGAGAAGGTGCGCGAAGCACTGGCCGAGCCGGTCGACGTTGGCACGGCGAAAGTGCGCGTGTCGGCGAGCATCGGTGTCGTCATCCAGGCCGACGGCACCATCACGGCCGAAGACCTCATCTCCCGGGCCGACCGCCGCATGTATGCGGCCAAGCACGCCGGCGGCAATGCCGTGCGGACCGACGACGGCGCGATCTGAAATCGCGATACGCGTCACCCTTCTTCACGCAGTGCAGGGGTTTTCCCCGCGTGTAGTGGGAACCGCGTCTCGCTAGGCTGGGGCCACGTCCGCAGCCCGAAGCGCCATGCCCGCCGCCCCACTGCCCGCCAACGAACTCTCCCGCCAGGCGCTGCTCGAAGCGCTGGGCATCCTCGACACCCCGCCCGAAGACGACTATGACGACATCGTGCGCATCGCCGCGGCGGTCTGCCGCGCGCCGATCGCGACGATCTCGCTGGTCGACGCCGACCGCCAGTGGTTCAAGGCGCGCGTGGGCCTGGACGACGCGCAGACGCCGCGCTCGCAGTCGTTCTGCGCGCACGCCATCCTCGATCCCAACGACCCGCTGGTCGTCGAGGACGCCACCGCCGATCCGCGTTTCGCCGACAACCCGTTGGTGACCGAGCGCGGCATGCGTTTCTACGCCGGCGCGCCGATCGAGGCGTCCGGCATGCCGGTCGGCACCGTCTGCGTGCTCGACCGCGAGCCGCGTTCGCTCACGCAGCAGCAGGTCGAGGTGCTGCAGGCGTTGGCGCGACAGGTGGCGCGCATGATCGAGTTCCGGCGCGCCAGTCGCCTGCTCAAGCTGCACCTGCGCGAGCGCGAATGGTTCGCCTCGCAGCTTGTGCGTCACGAATCACTATTGCAGGCGCATGCACCGCAGGTGGCGCCGGCGGGCGTCGTCGATGCGCTGACACGCCTGCCCGGCCCGGCGGCGTTCGCCGAAGCGCTGGACGCGGAGATCGCGGCGCATGGCCGCCAAATCGAATTGCAGGTGGCGCGCATCGAGATTGACGACCTCGCCTCGTTCGGCGCGATCCACGGGCACGACGAAGTCGAACGCATCCTCCGCGAGCTGGCGTCGCTGCTGCGCGCGGGCGAGATCGCCGAGGGACGCGTCGCGCGCGTCGGCACGGGTTTCGCGTTGCTGATGCCGATGCCGCTGTCGCAAGCGGTCGCGCAGTGCGTGCGCCTGGCCGACCACGCCGGCAATCCGGCCTCGGGCGTGCCGGTCACGCTGAGCATCGGCCTGACTACGGTGGCCGCGGGCGAAGGCGGTGCCGACGCCCTGGAATGCGCCGAGCATGCGCTCGCACAGGCGCAGGGCGCGGGTGGCGCACGCGTCGAAGTGCGCTGACGTTCGCTGAAACAGACGCAAAAAAAAGCCCGGCCGAAGCCGGGCTTTTCAGATCGTGAGACCTGAGGGGCAGCGGATTACTCCGGCTGCACGGCCTCGGCCTGCAGGCCCTTCTGGCCCTGCGTCACGGTGAAGGAGACCTTCTGGCCTTCCTTCAGGCTCTTGAAGCCCTGGGTCTGGATAGCGCGGAAATGGACGAAGACGTCTTCGCCGTTCTCACGCGAGATGAAGCCGAAGCCCTTGGCGTCGTTGAACCACTTCACGGTGCCGGTTTCACGGGACATTGTGTAACTCCTGGAACATATCTAAAGGTGCCGCACGGAGCGGCGGTAGCGCTGTTCACAAGGAGTGATCTAGCAACGATGGAGCGGATCATCGATCAACAGCATCGGGTCACAGGTCACGGTGACCCCTGGAGCAGCGGGGCTACCGTAGAGCCTGGACCGGGGAATTGCAACGCCCGTCTGTCGCTTCTTCAGCTGCGCGGCAGGCTGCGGCGACGGCCGGTTGACCGGGCTCTACCACGACGGGATCGGCCAGTAGCCAGCGCTCGGCCTCCTTCTCGCCGCGGAAAACGCGACCGGTCAGTCCCGCGCTGGTGACACGGCGTTCGGCCGCGACCAGCAGTCCGGCGTCCTCGGTCGCATCCACGTAGGCGATGCGCATGTCGCGGAAGCCCATGGCGATCAGGGCGGAGACGACGTCGGCCATCTCCGCGGGGACCGCCGTCCCGGCCAGCTCCTCGACCACCAGCAGCCGGCGGACGCCGTCCGCCCGGCATCGCGCCTCGATCTCGGTCCAGTAGGCGACGGACACTTCGTAGGTGTCCTCCGGCCCCTCGACGTGGGCATAGAGGTACTGCTCGCGGGGCTCGAAGCGGAGGGTGTAGGCCGGACGTTCGCTCATCCCGCCACCCTAGCGGCCGTGACGCCGGTCGCACACGGGCGGGAGGTCACGGTCCGCTGCGATAATGCCGGCCCGCTCCACCGACCCGATCCCGATGACCGACACGCTCCCCGACCGCCTCGCCACCGATCCGCGCAGTCCCTTCCACGACGCCGCCCTGCTCGAGCGCGGCATCGGCATCCGCTTCAACGGCCGCGAGCGCCGCGACGTCGAGGAGTACTGCGTGAGCGAGGGCTGGATCCGCGTGGCGGCCGGCCGCGCCATGGACCGCCGCGGCCAGCCGATGACGCTGAAGCTGCGCGGCACCGTGGAGCCCTACCTGCTGATCGCCGACACCGCGTCGGACGCCGACGCCGGCTGATCGCGCGGCATGCACGACCGCCGTCGCGATCTCCGGATCGCCACGGCGCGCACGGTTCACGCTGTTCATCGATCGCGCCTGCGGCCGATATCGCGGTGGTCTCCCCCGATCGCCGCGCATGACCCAGCTCACCGACGACCAGGCTCGCGATTACATGCACAAGCTCCTGGCCGCCATGGCGAACGCCGGCGGCTCGGACCTGTTCATCGCGCACGATTTCCCGCCGAGCATGAAGGCGCACGGCCAGATGACGCCGCTGAGCCCGCAGAAGCTCACCGGCGCCGTCACCCAGCAGCTCGCGCGTTCGTTGATGAACGACAAGCAGCGTGCGGAGTTCGCCGAGCAGTTCGAATGCAATTTCGCGATCGCCGTGCCCGGCGTGTCGCGCTTCCGCGTCAACGTGTTCATGCAGCAGGGCCATGTCGGCATGGTGCTGCGCACGATCGCCGCGGAAATTCCGAACTTCGAAAAGTTGCGGCTGCCCGATGTGCTGAAGGAGCTGGTGCTCGCCAAGCGCGGCCTGATCCTGCTCGTCGGCGGCACCGGTTCCGGCAAGTCGACCTCGCTCGCCGCGATGCTCGACCACCGCAACCGCACCACCGCCGGTCACATCATCACGGTGGAAGACCCGGTCGAATACGCGCACGCCTCGCAGAAGTCGCTGGTGACGCACCGCGAGGTCGGCGTCGACACGCACAGCTGGCACCACGCGCTCAAGAACACATTGCGCCAGGCGCCCGACGTGATCCTGATCGGCGAGATCCGCGATGCGGAGACCATGGAGCACGCGATCGCGTTCGCCGAAACCGGCCATCTCTGCCTGTCCACGCTGCATGCCAACAGCGCGTCGCAGACGATGGAACGCATCATCAATTTCTTCCCGGAAGAACGCCGCACGCAGCTGCTGATGGATCTTTCCGCCAACCTGCGTGCGATCGTGTCGCAGCGCCTGGTGCGCACCGAAGACGGCAAGGGCCGCGCCGCGGCGATCGAGATCCTGATCAACACGCCGACGATCGCCGAGAAGATCTTCAAGGGCGAGTTCAACGAGCTCAAGGCGATCATGAACAAGTCGCGCGAGCTGGGCATGCGCACATTCGACTGGGCGCTGTTCGAGCTCTACAACGACGGCATGATCAGCTACGACGAAGCGATCCGGAATGCCGACTCGGCCAACGAGCTGCGTCTCAACATCAAGCTGAAGAGCCGTCGTGGCGAACCGGCGAATGCGGCGGCGCTGTCGCTGTCGCTCGATGCGGCGCCGACGGCGGAAGACGCTGAAACAATCCGTCGCGAGGAACTGCGTCGCCAGCAGGAAAAGCGCGACCAGCTGGAACTCGAGCGCCTGCAGCGCGAGAAGGCCGCGCGACCGGCCTGATCCCGGCATGGCGATAATGGCGGCCCGACCGGAGCCGCCACCGATGCACGTCGCCTCGCTGCACCTGTATCCGCTGAAGTCGTGTGCGCCGCTCGATGCCGAGGCGCTCGACGTGACGTTGCGCGGCCCGGTGGGCGATCGTCGCTGGATGGCGGTCGATGCGAACGGGCGCTTTCTCACCGCGCGCCAGCATCCACGCCTCGTTGGCATTCGTGCGTTGCCGGACGACGCTGGCATCGTGCTAAGTGCGAACGACATGCCGGCGTTGCATGTCCAACCTCCAGCCAACGATGCGCCGCGCCGCGAGGTCGTCATCTGGGACGACACCGTGCATGCCGTCGATGCCGGCGACAACGCCGCGGCATGGCTGACGCAGTACCTCGGCCTGACGACGCGCCTCGTGCACATGGATGCCACGGTGCATCGGCCGGTCGACGCGAAATACGGGAA
This region includes:
- a CDS encoding PilT/PilU family type 4a pilus ATPase yields the protein MTQLTDDQARDYMHKLLAAMANAGGSDLFIAHDFPPSMKAHGQMTPLSPQKLTGAVTQQLARSLMNDKQRAEFAEQFECNFAIAVPGVSRFRVNVFMQQGHVGMVLRTIAAEIPNFEKLRLPDVLKELVLAKRGLILLVGGTGSGKSTSLAAMLDHRNRTTAGHIITVEDPVEYAHASQKSLVTHREVGVDTHSWHHALKNTLRQAPDVILIGEIRDAETMEHAIAFAETGHLCLSTLHANSASQTMERIINFFPEERRTQLLMDLSANLRAIVSQRLVRTEDGKGRAAAIEILINTPTIAEKIFKGEFNELKAIMNKSRELGMRTFDWALFELYNDGMISYDEAIRNADSANELRLNIKLKSRRGEPANAAALSLSLDAAPTAEDAETIRREELRRQQEKRDQLELERLQREKAARPA
- a CDS encoding MOSC N-terminal beta barrel domain-containing protein, translated to MHVASLHLYPLKSCAPLDAEALDVTLRGPVGDRRWMAVDANGRFLTARQHPRLVGIRALPDDAGIVLSANDMPALHVQPPANDAPRREVVIWDDTVHAVDAGDNAAAWLTQYLGLTTRLVHMDATVHRPVDAKYGKPDDEVSFADGYPLLVITQSALDELNARLASPVPMARFRPNIVVASTAPNAEDGWRRVRVGEVEFDAVKTCIRCVFTTIDPATMTRDPGGEPLRTLLTYRRTPKGVSFGMNLIPRGTGRIARGDAVVVLD